atcctctgctatgaggacaggctgagggagctgggcttgttcagcttggaggagagaagacccccaaggggaccttagagctgcctgccagtacctgaagggatcctacaggaaggctgcagagagacttttcatcagggtgtctagagacaggccaagggggaatggtttgaagctgaggctgagcagggttagactggagctgaggaagaagttcttcagtaggagggtggtgagactctggaagagactgcccagagagagtcctccctggaggtgttcagggccaggctggatgaggccttcagcagccaagtctagctgagagctgtccctgcctgtggcaggggggttggagtagatgatctctgaggtcccttctgacctgagccattctgggatgcTCTGCAGCCACACTTTGAGGAAGCCTCTCCTGCAGTAGTCCCTGGGGCATGCCAAGTCTGCCCTGTGTTGccatctgtgtgctgctgcaggcaggggaggaTGCAGCCCTGCTGAATTCAAGCTCCCAAGGACACAGTCAATGCCTTCAGTCTTTTATTGTACATTATAAAATGTTTATTGCTCTGTCTGTACCGGGGGTGCTGACCTCTCCCTCTTGGTGATGGAGGAGTGTGTTTTGGCAAGGGATCCACTGAAGAAACCTCTGAGGTTGGcctgccttctgcagccagcacaagGGTGCTGGGTGCTTCTTCACCACCACACCTGCAAGCAGCCCTCCTGGTGCCTTTCTCCCACATCAGCTGTGGGGGAGGGCTGGTGACAGTGGGAGaggagaagtggctgagctCTCTCTTACTACCAGCCTGTTTTCTTTGCAGGGACTTTGAATCCAGGCCCTCCTGGTTGGTTGTAACAAGACTCAAACCCTCCTCAGGCCAACCTCTCTTGGTCTGTGATGGAACAGGTAGGATCTTGCCTCATCCCCTAGTGCATATGGAGTGGTCTTGTGGAGCAGTTAACTAAATGCAGACCTTCCCCCATGGCAGGCTCCAAAGAGTAAACCTTCTCCACCTGCTGGACTGGGCATCTGCCAGCTTCCAGAGCACCAGCAATGCCAGGGAGGATGCTGGCAGCCTGGAGACATCAGCCCctcaggaagagaggagaaccccagctcctgtctgtcctgctgctggaggagtgcctccagcagattcctgctAGTCCAGCATCACAAAACCAGTGCAGACAGGACCTGAACCAGACCTTCCCCCAGGAACCCTACCTAAGGAATCAATTGAAGAACTTCAGCCCTCAAGGAAAGGTCTCTTGGGCAAGAACCTTCCCACTAAGTAGCTCTTGCCACTGGAGACCTTGCATAGCAACCAGTAtcaggaaggttttttttttttcctcttatgtttttttcctcttttttttttttttttttttttttttttttgctgcctgGCTACATTTTGCTGGACCTTTTTAATCACACATGGTGGTGGACTCAGGCCCAGCTGTGAAACTAGCATGAAGAAAACAGTTGGGATGATCCTGGAAGCTAAATAACAACTTCTGGTGTCCTCCTCACGTGGGTCTGTGCCTCAGTGGCTGGTGTGCCCCTGATGAGCTGAGGTGAAGAGCACCAAGTGTGAGACAGGAGAGAGAGCAACAGTGAGGATGTGCTGCAGGCCAGCTGGAGAACGACCAGGGAAGTTCTCAGAGTGGGAATGGAAGCTGGGGGCTGCCTCTTTGTCTTGGTTgggtggttgtggtggtgtAAAAAGCCACCTGCAAGCCTTGTTACACGACACACATGGATGGAACAGAgcaagctgggagcagcctgcagctgcttgctggtggtgcctgtgctgagcttccctcctttgctttgctgggagggagaggagtgaCAGTGACTGATGCCACATTAATAACTGTCAGGGTGTGGTGACAGTGAGATGCAATAAAGACACAACAAAACCTCCTACACCTCCAAAACAGTTCCAGAAGATGGAgtgtgagggtgaggaggaggaggaggaggtgagaagttgctccagcccaggtgattcatgaggccaggctgggatcACCAGCAGCAGTcacctcactgctgcttttccatcctcctttggttggtttgggtttcagGGGAGTCTTgcagggtttgggggggggggggtttgtttgttgttggtttttttttttttttctttctggccAGATGttttgcagagcacagaggaggaggtggatgCCAGCAAGTGACAAGCACTAAGTCTCTTTCCAAATGGCTCCAGCAAATATTTCACCTCCCTCATCATCAAGGCttggaggcagagagggagagtgAGGAATGGAGTCCATCCATCAGCTGTCATGCCTCGATGATGTTCACTGAGGGCTTGTTTTTTGGAtactggaagggaaaaaagaaggaggaagggagggaaagagggagggagggagaaaaagaggaagggaagggagaaaaagaggaagggagggagaaaaagaggaagggagggagaaaaagaggaagggaggggaggagaggaggaagggagggaaggagaaagggaggagaggaggaagggagggaagaagaaagggaggagaggaggaaggaagggaaggaggaaggaagggaaggagaaagggaagaaaggaaggaagggaaggaggaagggagggaagggtgggaaagaaggaggagggagggaaggggggaagaagaggaggaaaggagggaaggagaaagggagggaagggtgggaaagagggagggaagggtgggaaagagagggagggaggaagggagggaaggagaaagggagggaaagggggggaaggaggagaggaggaaaggagggaaggagaaagggatggaagggagggaaggagggaaggagaaagggatggaagggagggaaggagggaaggagaaagggatggaagggagggaaagagggaaggagaaagggatggaagggagggaaagagggagggaggaaaggagggaaggaggaagggagggaaagagggaggcaggaaaggacgaaggaagggaaggaggaagggaggggagggcgggaaagaagaagaatggaaagagggagggaggaaggaaggaagggagagaggggggaaggaagggaagaaataaattgctggagagaggaaaaaccacATCGGGTCTGAGTGCAGAGTGCTGGTGCCCTGGGCTGAGGGCCAGCTGCTCAGTTTTGGGGGCTCTCagggggcagggacacctcccaccagcccaggttgctcagggcctcatccagcctgaccttgaacgcctgcagggaggaagcatccacagcctgcctgggcagccagtgCCGGAGTCTcacctcctctcctttcagcaCCCCAGccgcagggaggaggcagggctgaggctgttcagcagaggctgggggtTATTGAGGGCTGATCGCCGGCTGGGTGCTGAGTGCCTGCCCTGTTCCCTGTGCCCGGCAGCTCACCTTGCTGCGGAGGAGGCCTCCGCTCTGGTGCTCGGGGGTGCTGTTCTCCGAGGCGCTCTTGGCTTTCTCCTTGCTGTTGTTGGGTTCATTGTCTTTGATGATGTCGTACTGCCTGCAGAACAGGGCGATCACCCCTGACAGGAAAAAAGCCTTTAGTGATCACACAAAGGAGCTCAGCCCCCTCCTGGAGCCTGCAGAGATCAGAGGTTCCCTCTGCTTGCCAGCTTTGTGCCCTTCTGAGAGGGAATCTCTGCAGCTTGCAGCATTCCTCCTAAGATCATTTTCTGCCACAGCTACTCAGCCCTCTGGCTCCCTGCCTCTCGGTGCCTGCTCCCATCCTAAGCTGGCTGGCCAAAAAGACAGAAGGTTAATTACATGCCAACTTCTCTCTCATTAATTGGCACAAGTGTTTTAAGCCCTACGTTAGGGTagcctccccccccctctcccagTGGTTGAATGGGATCTTTGCTTTGcagccacaggagctgctggaagtcatggattcatggaatgggttggaatggaccttaaagctcagccagttccagcccccctgccatgggcaggataccttccaccagcccaggttgctcaaggcctcatccagcctggccttgaacacctccagggagggaacatccacagcctccctgggcaacctgtgccagtgtctcagcaccctcactgcaaagaatttcttcctcatctccagtctcaatctcccctgctccagcttcaatccattccctctcctcctgtcactcccagtccttgtcaaaagtccctccccagctctcctggagtcccttcagctcctggaaggctgccctgaggtctccctggagccttctccaggctgaacagccccagctctcccaggctgtccccatagggcagcttctccagccctctgatcatcttggtggcctcctctggacccactccagcagctccatgtccctcttctgctgggggcaccagaacaggaggcagtgctgcaggtggggtctcagcagagcagggcagaggggcagaatcccctccctgtcctgctggtcacactgctttggatgcagaaATTGCTGCTGAGTGAAAATGCTCTTCCTCCTGTGGGGTGAAGgggaagagctggagctggcagaggaaaggcaggTCCCATACCTGCCCATGTGTGCTAGGAGCCAGGgtcctctgagcagcagcaggacaacaTCTGCAAATATGCAACAGTGACggcagcagaggctgccagTGGAAATTTCCTCCCACACAGGCaggcacaggaggagaaaaaagcagGGGCAGCCATGGCACGTAGGAAGACTGCAAATGTCTTTCAAGGAAGCTTTTGTGTGTGACTTTGTGACCAAATTACTTCCCTGCCTGCAGATTGCAAAGATGGAGGTTTAAGTAGAGGCAGGCAGATGCTCCTTCTGCCTGCCTGAAAGAAATTCCAGCTCCCCTAGCAGCCAAACACGTGTGGAACTTCCACCAGAGCATCACCAACTGCTGGAtagagagaggtggtggtgtggCAGCTGCCCCTGGGTGCTACTGCTAAAGACAGGAGGCCAAATCCTTTCCTGCATATCTGAACAAATGGCTGACCCTAGGAGAGCTGCTTCACATCTGCCACACTcacacctcctctgctgcctgatGATGAACCTGAGGCATGGGGAAGCAAAATGCTCAGAAAGGCAGCACAAGAACTTGAGGCTCCTCTTGGGTCAGAGCTCTGGGGCAGAGAAATGCTCTGAACAGCATCAGGCAGCACAAGAACTTGAGGCTCCTCCTGGTTCAGAGTTCTGGGGCAGCAAAATGCTCTCAACAGTATCAGAAAGGCAACACAAGAACTTGAGGCTCCTCCTGGTTCAGAGTTCTGGGGCAGCAAAATGCTCTCAACAGTATCAGAAAGGCAGTACAAGAGCTTGAGGCTCCTCCTGGCTCAGAGCTCTAGGGCAGAGAAATGCTCTGAACAGCATCAGGCAACACAAGAACTTGAGGCTCCTCCTGGTTCAGAGTTCTGGGGCAGCAAAATGCTCTCAACAGTATCAGAAAGGCAGTACAAGAGCTTGAGGCTCCTCTTGGGTCAGAGCTCTAGGGCAGAGAAATGCTCTGAACAGCATCAGGCAACACAAGAACTTGAGGCTCCTCCTGGTTCAGAGCTCTGGGGCAGCAAAATGCTCTCAACAGTATCAGAAAGGCAACACAAGAACTTGAGGCTCCTCCTGGCTCAGAGCTCTGGGCACAGACTGGTTCCAGGTTGCATTTGCTGACACATCCTCCTGGGTTCAGGTCAGGTGAAGAGCTAGGGAGAGGGTTTTGCAGAGAGGGTTTTtgtttcccctcctttcccccacccactttttccttttcaaatgtAAGTCATCTGTCTAGAAGGGAAGTTGTGGTATTAGCAAAGTCTTTGTTCTGAGTTGGAGATTAAACTCCAGCAGGAGGTGAATCAGCTGTTCACTCCTTCATGCAGTTCTTACCCAGGATTGTGTTTACAGGCAGGGCATGGAAATGTGAATGTGCACCACTGAAACTTGACAGAAAATGCTGGAAAGAGCCTTGGGAAGCTTTTCATTTAGTTTTCAGTTTGCGTTTTGATTCTCATCTGCAGCAATAAtttgctgcctgctccccctgGAAATGCAAATAACAGATGGGAAACTCAGGACTTTCCAGGGCAGAGAAACTCTTCCACGTGGCTCTGATGCTGTGTCACCTGGATTCAGGTTGTGTCACCTGGATTCAGGTTGTGAGGAGCCTCGCAGAGCTGCACAGGACACAGTTAATCCTCCCAGCCCCCCTCTGCTGTGTCAGATCTCAGAGCAGTGATTGGTTTCCCTCTCCCATCTCTGCCTGGAGGTGTCTCACCTCAGCACAGTCTGGTCTAGATGGGCCACAATCTTCTGCTGGAGTGACCTGGTGTCACTCCTGCCAGCTGAGGGCTGTTGCagtttgcagcagcacaggttgcaGCCCACCAGCAGCTTTTGAGGACAGTGTGAGGCTCAGCAGTGAAAGGAGTTGTCCAAGCCCTCAGCCACTCAGTGTGGTTGTGGTGGGTTCAAGGTGGTTTGACTGGGATGAGAGAttccagaatgggttgggttggaagggaccttaaagctcatccagttccaaccccctgctgtgggcagggacacctcccactagagcagggtgGTCAAAGCCATCTTAcagcagaggctctgctcagaTGAAAAGGATCAGAGGCTGCAAGGTGCAAGGAGGACTAGGTGGGATTTCAAAAGATTGCCAAGAGTGTGGCTCCAAAGAACCCTTTAGGATAGAACCTTAGAAGAGCAGCTctggttggcaaagccctttcaggtcattgagtccaaccattccctaactctaccaaatctggggcaaagccatggccctcagcaccacatctctgcctctctgaaacccctccaaggatggggattcaaacacctccctgagcagcctgggccaggctttgagaacccttccagggaagaattttcttctgatgtccaacctaaacctcccctgctgcaacttgaggccattccctcttgtcctatcacttgttccttgggagcagagcccaacccccacctggctccagcctcctttcagggagctgtagagagccagaagctctcccctcagccttttctccagaccaaacacccccagctccctcagctgctcctccccagccctgttctccagacccttccccagcttcactgtccttctctggaccctctccatcacctcaatgtccttgaagtgagaggcccaaaCCTGAACTAAGTATTTGGAGCATGGCAACCTGGtgcagggcttgacaacccttttggggcaggaattgttcctcacatccaacctaaacctcccttggcacaacttgaagccatttccctttgtcctgtcccttgttccctgggagaagagcccaacccccacctggctccctcctcctctcaggCAGCTGTGGAGTACATGCAGCATAACGTGCAGTGCTCCTGGGGGAGGAAGGCTTCCCTTGCAGCTCTTGCACCATTCAGCACACAAACCAAGCAAGGCAGCAGGCCCCAGGGATGTCTGCAGCCTtggccaggcagccagcactgaCCTGCCCACATGAACAGCACCACCACGATGATGAGGACTTCCCCTGCCCTCAGCTGTTggtttttcttctccatctccttcaTTGTCACCTCATCTGCACAGGGGCAAAGAGAGAGCATGAAAGCCCAACTGCCCAGCTCACCCTGCACCACTTGGCTCCAAGCAGAGCCACCCAGTCCTCACCCATCCTagagtcacagactgctttgggatggaaaaagctctccaagatgatccagtccagccatcaacccaaccccaccactgcccccaaaccacagccccaagtgccacaggtttcttgaacccccccagggatggggactccaccacctccctgggcagtctcttccaacccctgaccactcttgcagcaaagaaaaattgttcctgatctccaacctaaacctcccctggcaccacttcaggccattgcctctccttctatcacctgatattaaagacaccaactcccacctgcctccaacctcctctcaggtagcaTCAGAGAGCTCTCTgaactgccctgcagcagctgccccaaACAACCCCCAGGAGATGGGGTGAGGGAggagcagtgaggtggggtcGAGGGGCAGCTTCCCCAGAGGAGCTCCATGTGCTCAGTGCAGGTTCCCTGGCCCCATGGTGACTCTGCTCAGGCTCTGAGCTCCATGTGCTCAGTGCAGGTTCCCTGGCCCCATGGTGACTCTGCTCAGACTGAGCTCCATGTGCTCAGTGCAGGTTCCCTGGCCCCATGGTGACTCTCTCTGCTCAGACTGAGCTCCATGTGCTCAGTGCAGGTTCCCTGGCCCCATGGTGACTCTGCTCAGACTGAGCTCCATGTGCTCAGTGCAGGTTCCCTGGCCCCATGGTGACTCTCTCTGCTCAGACTGAGCTCCATGTGCTCAGTGCAGGTTCCCTGGCCCCATGGTGACTCTCTCTGCTCAGACTGAGCTCCATGTGCTCAGTGCAGGTTCCCTGGCCCCATGGTGACTCTGCTCAGACTGAGCTCCATGTGCTCAGTGCAGGTTCCCTGGCCCCTCTCTGCTCAGGCTCTGGGCTCCCTTGgtgctgtctgctcctgtcacaaagctctgcatgctgcagcagttcttctcccagctccagagTGTGGAGCCTGCTGAGATATTTGTCGGTGGAGCCCTGGGATTTGGGGAGGAGTTGAGCCCTTTTGCAGGGCACAGCTTGGCTCCTTGGCTTCAAAGCACTAAGGAGATCACAGTGCAGGCccctggggaggggagcagtgctcctcttcctgctttcagctgaacagcagctcagtgcttccAGACACCAAATCAGTTTAGCTGACAGAGCCAAGAACTCAGAACATCCCAGGAACCACAGCCACAAGGCCCAGCACCAGGccagctcctcagcaggcaggcagtgacCCTCCATACCCCACACCTCCCAGGCTCCCAGGGACTTTTGGTAGCAGATTCTTGCTGTCAGAAAACCTTCATCAGCCTGGTTTGGCTTCAGAGGAAGCAGTGAAGGATTTGCTAGTGAGGAAGTGCCTGGTTTGCtccatggagatattccaaacccaactggacacaatcctgggacaacctgctctagctgaccctgcttgagcaggggttTGGGCTAGGTCATCTcaagaggttccttccaacctcatcCCTCTGTGGTTTGGCAGAGTTATTTGCAATGTAAGCCAAGTGGGAGCCTCTGGGTAgtttttccccccctgctgTCCTGGAATCCAAGcacaggaggctcagggaaTGCCCTCCCGAGTGCCCTGTGAGCACAGTGCTGGTGTGCCCAGGACCAGCCAGGTGTTGCTGAGCTCACAGGGTGCTCAAGGATTTCCCCTGACATTATTCTCCACTTGcacagctgctggacacacaacTCCCAGGCTGgaaaccttctcttccttttcctcctcctcctcctcctcacttttTGCCTGTTAAACCTCAcctgaaagaggagaaatgcaCAACCAGCCTGCCTTGGGCAGCATCTCCCCATGGCTCTGTGCACTCATCAGCCTTGTCTGCTGGGCACACCCAGGGCATCCCCACCTGTCCACAGGAGGCTGTGAGAGACCACTCAGCCCTACCTGCCTTtcacccagctcctctccttgcactgctgctgtcctctctgcaggaccctgccGCTGCCTGGGTGTCCCCAGGGGCCACAGAGGAACTCACCCACACTTGCCTTTATTTTTAGAGGCTAGTTTCTCAGCTTCCCTGGGGGTCTTGAAGAGGACTGGCTCACTGGCAGGGCTCTGGCCTTGGATGCTGATGGACTGGACATGCACAATGTACTCAGTGTCCTCCTCTAGGTCCCAGAGGGCACAGGAGCGGGTGGTGGTGTTCACCTCCTGGATGAAGCGCAGCATCCGCACGTCCTTCTTCTGGAAGCCGAGAGAGGAGAGCACAGAGTGGGGGAGAGGCCCCCCCAGGAGCCCTGCTGTCACCTAAGGCCATTGCTTTCTGCCCTGTCCACCCTGGAGGTGGAGGCCACTGaactctttccctctctgcagctggcagcacaggaggcacCGCTGCGAGGGGGGCAGGGAGCCAAGTCCCCTCCCGGACCGCGAGGGACAGGGCGAGGAGGGAGGAGCTGAGACCACAGCCAGAGGGCTTGGAAACTGAGAGGAGCTGGGGTGAAGGTGATCATGACCAAGAGCAGGTGACTGGAGGCACCATACCTGTTGGGAAATGGCAAATCCAATGACAACTTCGTCCTCCAGCACGTCCCAAGTGACAACAGCTGAGTTGGCTTTCAGGTGTTTGACTGTGACATTGACTGGAGCCGAAGGGctgtctgcagggagggagagcagagccttTACAGGGGCACACcacagccatgggcaggagAGAGAGCGAGGGAAGGAGTGGGAGAGGACATTGCTCCAGGTCCTCCCTGTGTGTGGTTCTGGATGTGGGACTTGGAAAGTGCAGGTTCCCCGTGGAGAACGCCCAGGGttgaagggagcctcaaaggtctctctgcctctgcaggcagcagggacacctccagctagagcagatggctcagggccacatcagctttgaatgtctgcagggatggagcctcaaccacacctctgggcaacctgctgcagtatttcacctccctcactgtgaagaaccagtgaggctggaggagatctCTGCTGGAACATGAGCTGGGTTAGACCTGTGGGAAATAAGTCACCCTTGGGAAGAGCTGCTTGGGCCAAGCCAGCAGACCCCTGAGCAGCTCATTCATCTCAGCCCTCCCAGCCATGTGCCACATTCTCTCTGTTGTTTCCTGTCATGGTCTGACAGTGACAGCTGGGAGGAAATGCAAAATCTGCCTGGGAAGGATGAAAGCAGAAGGGTTCGAGGAGCACTCCCGAGGTTTGACACATGGGGAATGTTTCTTTGGCTTTCCCCTGCTAGTTTGACACAAAATCTTTCACACCCTTTCTGTGGCTGATGGGCTGGGCCCTCAGATGGTCAGAGGGCATCCAGCAACCATCCCCTTACAGCTACCAgggcagaagaggctgcagcagcacccagggaccATCGTCATGTGAAAAGGGCAGgcccaggaaagcagcagtcCCAAGCCCTGGGATTattcccagctccagagcccaGCTGAGTTTCCAGCTGCAGGATGGATCCATGCAGCCTTGCCAATGAGTGCTGGGCtctgatggagctgctctcctgcacacCCTCACTGGAAGCTGCTTCCCAATGGAAGCTGCACAGTGCAAAGCCCTTCCTGGCATCCCAGTGGGAAAGGTTTCACCTCGTGGGCTTGGCACAGtcctcccagtgctccctgcagcaggtcGGACCTCCTGTGGCCTCTCCTCTGCTCAAACTGAATTCACAATCTGCAGCTTGTACGCTGAAGCCATAGGCAGTAAATGCTAAAGGAGACTCTTAGGGCTTGGGCTACCCCCTGGAGGtcagcagggtgaggaggagtcgtttgttttttcctgacagAACACAACTTTGGTGCCTTTGTAACCACTGCATGACACTGGCcatgggctggggctggggctgggtctagggctggggctggggctgagctcagcAGGATGCATGTGTGCAGGTCTCCAGTGACACTCGTTGGGGTTGCAGTCACTCccagctgcctggatgtggctGAAAATATTCTGCCTGTAGTGTCAGTGTCTCCTAACAACTGACCTCACTCCCAGTGAATGTTCCCCCTGGGAATGCAGAAAATAACAGGAGCATGGAATTCCCCAGCTGAAggtcagtgctgagcagagtggTGACCTTaatcctttctctccttctcaaaCAGCACCCAGAGCTTCCCCTTCTAACAGGTGGGAGACCCAAACCCACCAGTGGGACCTGGAGGAACAGGAGGTCTGGACAAGCTGTTGGGACCCAAACTGATTCTGGTGGAGCCCTTCAGAGAGCCAAAAGCTGCATGGCTAAGTTCTGAGGGATTTGGGACTTTagaaggaggagcagcagcaagcagtgctgggctccaggATGTCCCAGTGGGAGGTGTCATTCCTCCCTGGAGAAGGTGATGAGGTtcaagcagtgctgggctccaggATGTCCCAGTGGGAGGTGTCATTCCTCCCTGGAGAAGGTGATGAGGTtcaagcagtgctgggctccaggATGTCCCAGTGGGAGGTGTCATTCCTCCCTGGAGAAGGTGATGAGGTtcaagcagtgctgggctccaggATGTCCCAGTGGGAGGTGTCATTCCTCCCTGGAGAAGGTGACCAGGTTGGTGTTGACCTCATCTCTCCAGGGCTGGCCTTTGTGGGATGGAGCAGTGATCTCCAGCTCCCAGAGAGCAGAAACATTTCTCATCCTCACTCTCCACTGCAGGGCCAAGGACAAACTGAGCAGAGGAGATCATCCTCCTCAGCCTGGACACCATCACCTTCAGgactcagctgcctgctctggcacagggaagggccatggctctgcagctcctcacctTCCCCCCCACCACTGGAGCTGTGTGGCAAGGCAGAGTGGGGGCTAATTTTAGGAAGGGGCAGTCAGCAGATGGGAATGCATCAGGGAAGGTCTGTGAGTCATGCCTGATGAATCTGCTAGAACACAGGGAGGACAGGACAGGGCTGAGGGATGGGAGACAAAACagtccccagctgcagccaggcactTCGCCCTTCTCAGGGTacagctgcacagctcagtcctggcagggctgggtgtctTGCTTGGGTATTTTTAGGATCTCCATacttgattttttattttttttttaaggatctACCACTGATTTATCCAGCTTAGGCCTTTGGAAAAGAGATGAATTCACCCTACAGgaccagggagcagagggccagGAAAAAGCTTCAGGCTGGGCAAAGGGAATGTGGAGCACACCACACTTTGAAAGTCCCCTTTGAAAGCTGTGACCTTGAGAGAGGGAGAGCAGAAAAAGTGGCTGAGGTTCCTCCATGGGGGAGTTGGGAagacctggcagagctgggcaagaGCAAAAATACTAACAAAACCCAGACTCTCTGGGGAGTGGGGAAAGAGGGTGGAGGGCTACAAAGCAAAAGGGAAGCACTCAGcaaagctgcagcccagggcttggagcctgcaaagcaggactggGAGTGTTGGCAGGGGAGAGATCAGCTGGTGGGGATGGTCCAGAGCCCTCCAGCAAACAGCCTTCCTAGTGGCACCTGAGAGAGAGGTGGAGTGGACAAAGTCAGCAGAGCCCAGAGTGAAATctggggcagcagagccttTCTCTACCACAGCTTAGAGGCAGCTGCATGttcctcagtggtgtccaacCCCTATCAAA
The Indicator indicator isolate 239-I01 chromosome 33, UM_Iind_1.1, whole genome shotgun sequence DNA segment above includes these coding regions:
- the FNDC5 gene encoding fibronectin type III domain-containing protein 5 produces the protein MEPFLGCTGAALLLCFSYAGLRPVEADSPSAPVNVTVKHLKANSAVVTWDVLEDEVVIGFAISQQKKDVRMLRFIQEVNTTTRSCALWDLEEDTEYIVHVQSISIQGQSPASEPVLFKTPREAEKLASKNKDEVTMKEMEKKNQQLRAGEVLIIVVVLFMWAGVIALFCRQYDIIKDNEPNNSKEKAKSASENSTPEHQSGGLLRSKYPKNKPSVNIIEA